In one window of Zhongshania aliphaticivorans DNA:
- a CDS encoding enoyl-CoA hydratase, giving the protein MSVLLSHTDEGVTTVTLNRPEQLNALSLELRAALAQEFKRLATDQATDVVILTGSGRSFSAGLDLKELGQTGLQSEGDGGPEFHDAVRNLGKPLIGAINGFAITGGFEIALMCDILIASEQAKFADTHVRMGVVPGWGLSQRLSMLVGASRAKEMSYSARYVDAHTAANWGLVNRVLAADELIPYCLELAKDIQAADRDTLQAVQRLINYSLDHGLSEGIEEEGKISRAHAKKISAAALDERRDTVMDAGRKQH; this is encoded by the coding sequence ATGAGTGTATTACTCAGTCACACAGACGAGGGAGTGACTACCGTCACTCTAAATAGACCTGAGCAGCTTAATGCGCTCTCTTTAGAGCTTAGAGCGGCGCTGGCACAAGAATTCAAACGGTTGGCGACTGATCAGGCCACGGATGTGGTGATACTTACCGGGTCTGGTCGATCTTTCTCTGCCGGCCTTGATTTAAAAGAGTTGGGCCAAACAGGACTGCAGTCCGAGGGTGACGGCGGCCCTGAATTTCACGACGCGGTGCGCAATCTAGGTAAACCGCTCATTGGTGCTATTAATGGATTTGCGATCACTGGTGGCTTTGAAATTGCGTTGATGTGCGACATTCTCATTGCATCAGAGCAGGCTAAGTTCGCCGATACCCATGTGCGTATGGGTGTGGTGCCGGGTTGGGGCCTGAGCCAGCGCTTATCTATGTTAGTTGGTGCATCACGCGCCAAGGAAATGAGTTATTCAGCGCGATATGTCGATGCGCATACTGCGGCTAATTGGGGCTTGGTTAACCGTGTGCTGGCAGCCGATGAATTGATACCGTATTGCCTTGAATTGGCGAAAGATATTCAAGCCGCTGATCGCGATACATTGCAAGCCGTACAGCGCCTTATTAATTACTCGCTTGATCACGGATTGAGTGAAGGAATTGAGGAAGAGGGAAAAATTAGTCGAGCGCATGCCAAAAAAATTAGTGCTGCAGCGCTGGATGAGCGTAGAGACACCGTCATGGATGCAGGGCGTAAGCAGCATTAA
- a CDS encoding phosphotransferase family protein, which translates to MTPLVEKDLVDFDRLGEWMQMQGLPGGSFDNQRLLTGGTQNILLYFERGGRPFVLRRPPRHLRASSNKVMLREARMLKSLAGSNVPHPGYIAHCEDESVLGAVFFLMEPVDGFNPATVMPEPHRSDAAMRRRISESHMEALAALGMLDYKSLGLTDFGKPEGFLQRQPGRWRGELDGFSKLDGYGDSNLPFEKEIYDWLENNIPADTTPGIIHGDCHLANTMINNHNGELAALIDWEMSTIGDPLLDLGWVMATTDDDDGFATARIEPTDGFLSIAELIAHYGKYSNRDLSALQWYAVLACFKLGIILEGTHARACAGKADKGVGDMMHGFTVALFNRAQRWIERGIPNG; encoded by the coding sequence TTGACTCCTCTAGTAGAAAAAGATCTCGTAGACTTTGACCGTCTTGGTGAATGGATGCAGATGCAAGGCCTTCCGGGCGGTAGCTTTGATAATCAGCGCCTACTAACCGGCGGCACCCAGAATATTTTATTGTATTTTGAGCGCGGTGGTCGCCCCTTTGTGTTGCGCCGCCCACCTCGACACCTTCGTGCCAGTAGTAACAAAGTGATGTTGCGAGAGGCGCGAATGCTGAAATCCTTGGCGGGCAGCAATGTGCCACACCCTGGCTATATCGCGCATTGTGAAGATGAGTCAGTACTTGGTGCGGTATTTTTCTTGATGGAGCCGGTGGATGGATTTAACCCGGCTACCGTCATGCCCGAGCCCCATCGCAGCGATGCAGCCATGCGTCGTCGTATTTCAGAGAGCCATATGGAAGCCTTGGCGGCTTTGGGGATGCTGGACTATAAAAGTCTAGGGCTGACAGATTTTGGTAAGCCTGAGGGCTTTTTGCAGCGGCAGCCCGGCCGCTGGCGTGGTGAGTTGGACGGTTTTTCCAAGCTGGATGGCTATGGTGATAGCAACTTACCTTTTGAGAAAGAAATTTACGACTGGTTGGAAAACAATATCCCCGCAGACACGACGCCTGGGATCATCCATGGCGACTGCCATTTGGCCAATACCATGATTAATAATCACAATGGTGAATTGGCGGCGTTGATTGACTGGGAGATGAGCACTATTGGTGATCCGCTATTGGATCTTGGCTGGGTAATGGCAACGACCGACGATGATGATGGCTTTGCTACAGCAAGGATAGAGCCGACAGACGGGTTCTTATCGATTGCCGAATTAATTGCACATTACGGCAAGTATTCCAATCGTGATTTGTCGGCATTGCAGTGGTATGCGGTGTTGGCGTGTTTCAAACTCGGAATCATTCTAGAAGGGACGCATGCCCGTGCCTGCGCCGGAAAGGCAGACAAGGGCGTTGGGGATATGATGCATGGCTTTACGGTAGCGTTATTTAATCGCGCTCAGCGCTGGATTGAACGAGGCATACCTAACGGTTAG
- a CDS encoding VOC family protein has product MLQPNGIHHLALCTSDMRKTLLYFNDVLGFPLAALYWMHGVKNTVHGFLKINDSACMAFVYHPDISAEQIVGVTHPGEMSGTSTRGTMHHLAFNVDSLEELSSVREKIQAKGISCSEINAGGYPVSFDFSGPEGMLLQISCQPSAEQNVFDADAAAAVGLDKDALDALKTHKPYTRPSTPVPNPLLGADAGYHMNYPDPVYRALLTVSDELLFDATVDSVPPNEKQPFNLKRRLAGLKITLKVILSSIISSRGKA; this is encoded by the coding sequence ATGTTACAACCAAATGGTATCCACCATCTCGCGCTCTGCACTTCAGATATGCGCAAAACCCTGCTGTATTTTAACGATGTGTTGGGGTTTCCCCTGGCAGCGCTGTATTGGATGCATGGTGTAAAAAATACGGTGCACGGATTCCTTAAGATTAATGACTCGGCGTGTATGGCCTTCGTGTACCACCCAGATATTAGCGCGGAACAAATTGTTGGTGTTACCCACCCCGGCGAGATGAGCGGCACCAGCACTCGGGGCACAATGCATCACTTGGCGTTCAACGTTGACAGTCTAGAAGAGCTGAGCAGTGTCCGGGAAAAAATTCAGGCTAAAGGCATTAGCTGTTCTGAGATCAACGCGGGTGGCTACCCTGTCTCCTTCGACTTTTCAGGCCCAGAGGGCATGCTACTGCAAATTAGCTGTCAGCCTAGCGCAGAGCAAAACGTGTTCGATGCTGATGCGGCGGCAGCCGTTGGCTTGGATAAGGACGCATTGGACGCCCTTAAAACACACAAGCCCTATACTCGGCCAAGTACTCCGGTTCCCAATCCGTTATTGGGTGCCGATGCCGGCTACCATATGAATTATCCAGACCCTGTATACCGAGCATTGCTTACGGTTTCAGATGAACTGCTGTTTGACGCTACGGTGGATAGTGTGCCCCCTAACGAGAAGCAACCGTTTAATTTGAAACGGCGTTTAGCGGGGCTAAAAATCACCTTAAAAGTGATTCTCAGTTCAATTATTTCTAGCAGGGGAAAGGCATGA
- a CDS encoding serine hydrolase domain-containing protein yields MTTKKTSIIKVALLSLLGLILIAGVYYAPLIQRLYFSLNIEDEASMPENLRTLHQYYSTHLIESSATPQPFPRQLQENVLPESFQSHGETIKTKAFFTDAKPTGLVIIKDGQIIYENYWRGLTESDTQFAFSVAKSITSVLVGMAIGDGLINDVNDSVTKYLPHFKGSAWDKATIANTLEMSSGVEFDEDYSRTDTDMRRFQMAYLFDKPMEDFLLSLKSNREPGISQGYNSMETQAAGFVIRSVIGERSLSNYMHEKLWQPLGAQDNAYWNVDGAGMEVAIGGLSMSLRDLAKIGQLYLQRGRWNGEQLIPESWVLESTTPSKPYQMPGRDNPLSEKPFGYGYLWWTPVDPNGREYYASGLYGQYLFVNEDKGIVIAMYNANNNFNSAPDWWKERYEDFFQAIAQKY; encoded by the coding sequence ATGACAACAAAAAAGACCTCAATCATAAAAGTCGCATTGCTGAGCCTACTTGGCCTCATTCTCATCGCTGGGGTGTATTACGCACCACTGATACAAAGGCTCTACTTCTCTCTTAATATAGAGGATGAGGCCAGCATGCCGGAGAATTTAAGAACGCTGCACCAATACTACAGCACCCACCTCATTGAGAGCTCAGCCACACCGCAGCCCTTCCCTCGCCAATTGCAAGAAAACGTCCTGCCGGAATCATTTCAAAGTCATGGCGAAACCATCAAGACCAAGGCTTTTTTTACTGATGCAAAGCCTACTGGCTTAGTCATCATTAAAGATGGTCAGATTATTTATGAAAACTATTGGCGTGGTCTTACAGAATCAGACACACAGTTCGCCTTCTCCGTGGCCAAATCCATCACCTCGGTCCTTGTCGGCATGGCGATCGGGGATGGTCTAATCAACGACGTGAACGATTCGGTCACAAAATACCTACCTCATTTCAAAGGCTCCGCTTGGGATAAAGCCACTATCGCCAACACACTCGAGATGTCCAGCGGTGTAGAGTTTGACGAAGATTACTCACGCACAGACACCGATATGCGTCGCTTCCAGATGGCCTATCTATTCGACAAACCTATGGAAGACTTTCTATTATCCTTAAAATCAAATCGCGAACCCGGTATCAGCCAAGGCTATAACAGCATGGAAACCCAAGCCGCAGGGTTTGTCATTCGCTCCGTCATTGGTGAGCGCTCACTATCAAACTATATGCACGAAAAACTCTGGCAGCCCCTGGGCGCACAGGACAATGCCTACTGGAATGTGGATGGCGCAGGAATGGAAGTCGCCATAGGTGGCCTGAGTATGAGCTTGCGCGATTTGGCAAAAATTGGACAATTGTACCTGCAGCGCGGCCGCTGGAATGGCGAACAACTGATTCCCGAATCATGGGTACTTGAGTCAACGACCCCAAGCAAGCCTTACCAAATGCCCGGCCGAGATAACCCCCTCTCGGAAAAACCGTTCGGCTACGGCTATTTGTGGTGGACACCGGTAGACCCCAACGGGCGCGAGTACTATGCTTCAGGCCTTTACGGCCAGTACCTCTTTGTCAATGAAGACAAGGGCATCGTTATTGCCATGTACAATGCCAACAACAACTTCAACTCTGCACCCGACTGGTGGAAAGAGCGCTACGAAGATTTTTTCCAAGCCATTGCCCAAAAGTACTAA
- a CDS encoding nitroreductase family protein produces the protein MSVRQLLTSRSSTRGFLDKPVADEVLHQIFSDAQQSPSNCNTQPWKTHVISGEKKDALSALLVTEVMSGKPPSPDFDWTVSYQGDHRERQFGSASALYGALGIERQDKQARGAAMIKNWQFFGAPHAVFFTMEKYLNIMGAVDLGIYAQSLALLLAEQGIGCCMQGALGQFPAPVREFLSLSDSEGVLFGMSFGYPDPDAAINQAKTDRVSLDTAVNFVA, from the coding sequence ATGAGTGTTAGGCAGCTATTAACGTCACGGTCTTCGACACGCGGTTTTTTGGATAAGCCGGTTGCCGATGAAGTGCTGCACCAGATTTTTAGCGATGCTCAGCAATCACCTTCTAATTGTAATACCCAGCCGTGGAAAACCCATGTGATCTCCGGCGAGAAAAAAGACGCCCTGAGTGCTCTCTTAGTCACAGAGGTCATGTCAGGCAAGCCACCATCTCCAGATTTTGATTGGACTGTTAGTTATCAAGGTGATCATAGAGAACGTCAGTTTGGTTCTGCTAGCGCACTCTATGGTGCGCTTGGTATTGAGCGTCAGGACAAACAAGCGCGAGGCGCCGCGATGATAAAAAACTGGCAGTTTTTTGGTGCGCCTCATGCGGTATTTTTTACGATGGAAAAGTACCTGAACATTATGGGTGCGGTCGATTTAGGAATTTATGCGCAATCACTGGCACTGCTGCTTGCAGAGCAAGGTATTGGTTGTTGTATGCAAGGTGCGCTGGGACAGTTTCCTGCGCCGGTACGAGAGTTTCTGTCGTTGTCAGATAGTGAAGGGGTGTTGTTTGGCATGTCATTTGGTTACCCCGATCCTGACGCGGCAATCAACCAAGCCAAGACGGATCGAGTCTCTCTCGACACCGCTGTAAATTTTGTTGCCTAA
- a CDS encoding acyl-CoA dehydrogenase family protein, producing the protein MNLDFSEDDKVIQEQVDKYLSNNSGIEEVRSVLDGEKPYSADVWRGMAEMGLMGINVPAEYGGVETGYKSLCLVAQSLGKHAAAIPFSSTVYLVTEALVQFGSEEQKSHWLPKLASGELIGAFAVAETLEQVTVSSISCSVSGDVLNGTKLAVADGGIADIAIVLAKGEAGPAMFIVELSDNGFERKNVSTIDPAKNTATVTFNNAKAELLGVDGQGWDQLQQVYDRAAVLFAFEQIGGAQSALDMAVEYAKERYAFGRPIGSFQALKHIMADMYTALRLAESNCFEAAEVLATGSADLPLVAATARVSATKAYQLCTKDNIQVHGGMGFTWEFDCHIYYRRSNYQTLELGGLSVWEGKLVDLIAAQGGDVDSAAVPNDSSPEDSAFRKEVRAWLAENAPTHLAPHLKKSVFGKANTGGEDIVEVSKAWQRKKAEGGWAAMMWPQEYGGRGATPMQSIIWGQEEGVYSQLSGLFIIGLGMCGPTMIAYASEGQKKRYLPKLASGEEVWCQLFSEPGSGSDLAGLRTKAVKDGDEWVVNGQKIWTSGAQHSDYGILITRTDPTVAKHKGLTMFFVDMRSAGVDVRPIKQINGGSSFNEVYFEDVRIPDAQRLGEVGDGWRVALTTLMNERMAIGGLMPTGLADFMELVNTLILENDKAIARPDVKARLADYYSKVSGLKNAGIRSINLVAKGGMPGPENSISKLVAGELMQDLTKYAMDMQGFAAVIDDADIAEGGARFQAMLMRSPALRIEGGTDQILRNIISERVLGLPEEMRADKGLAFNDIPTGRG; encoded by the coding sequence ATGAATCTCGATTTTTCAGAAGACGATAAAGTTATCCAGGAACAGGTAGATAAATACCTAAGTAATAACAGCGGTATAGAAGAAGTCCGCTCGGTATTGGATGGCGAGAAGCCTTATTCTGCTGATGTTTGGCGAGGCATGGCCGAGATGGGCCTGATGGGCATTAATGTTCCCGCCGAATATGGTGGCGTCGAAACGGGTTATAAAAGTCTATGCTTGGTGGCGCAGAGCCTTGGTAAGCATGCAGCTGCTATTCCTTTTTCATCGACTGTCTATTTGGTAACTGAAGCGCTTGTGCAGTTTGGTAGTGAGGAGCAAAAGTCGCACTGGTTGCCTAAACTTGCCAGTGGTGAACTGATTGGTGCTTTTGCTGTTGCCGAGACACTTGAGCAAGTGACAGTGTCCTCAATTAGCTGTTCGGTAAGCGGCGATGTTTTAAATGGCACTAAGTTAGCCGTAGCAGATGGTGGCATTGCGGATATCGCTATCGTTCTTGCTAAGGGCGAAGCTGGCCCTGCGATGTTTATTGTCGAGTTGAGTGATAACGGTTTTGAGCGGAAAAATGTCAGCACCATTGATCCGGCAAAAAATACGGCAACGGTCACATTTAATAACGCAAAAGCTGAGTTGCTAGGTGTCGATGGCCAGGGCTGGGATCAGCTCCAGCAAGTGTATGACCGCGCCGCGGTATTATTTGCCTTTGAGCAAATTGGTGGGGCACAGTCGGCCTTAGACATGGCTGTAGAATACGCCAAAGAGCGTTACGCCTTTGGTCGGCCTATCGGTTCATTTCAAGCGTTAAAACATATAATGGCCGATATGTATACGGCGCTGCGCCTTGCCGAGTCCAATTGTTTTGAAGCTGCCGAAGTCCTAGCAACCGGCTCTGCAGACCTACCTTTGGTTGCGGCGACAGCGCGTGTATCTGCCACAAAGGCCTATCAGTTGTGCACCAAGGACAATATTCAGGTTCACGGTGGTATGGGCTTTACTTGGGAATTTGATTGCCATATCTACTATCGCCGCTCAAATTACCAAACATTAGAGCTTGGTGGGCTCAGTGTCTGGGAAGGCAAATTGGTGGACTTAATAGCGGCTCAGGGTGGCGATGTTGATAGCGCCGCAGTACCGAATGACAGCAGCCCCGAAGACAGTGCATTCCGGAAAGAAGTGCGAGCGTGGTTAGCAGAGAACGCGCCGACACATTTGGCACCACACCTTAAGAAAAGTGTATTTGGCAAGGCGAATACTGGCGGTGAAGACATCGTTGAAGTCTCCAAGGCTTGGCAGCGTAAGAAGGCTGAAGGCGGCTGGGCAGCAATGATGTGGCCACAGGAGTATGGCGGTCGTGGTGCAACGCCGATGCAGAGTATTATCTGGGGGCAAGAAGAGGGTGTTTATAGCCAGCTATCTGGCCTGTTTATTATCGGTTTGGGTATGTGTGGGCCAACTATGATTGCCTACGCCAGTGAAGGCCAGAAAAAGCGCTATCTTCCTAAATTGGCCAGTGGTGAAGAAGTTTGGTGTCAGCTTTTTTCTGAGCCTGGTAGCGGCTCAGACCTTGCTGGTCTGCGTACCAAAGCAGTTAAAGATGGCGATGAGTGGGTGGTTAATGGCCAGAAGATTTGGACCTCAGGCGCGCAACATTCTGACTACGGTATCCTGATTACGCGGACCGATCCGACGGTGGCGAAACACAAAGGTTTGACCATGTTTTTTGTGGATATGCGTTCTGCCGGTGTAGACGTGCGCCCGATTAAGCAAATCAATGGTGGTAGCTCCTTCAACGAAGTGTATTTCGAAGACGTCCGTATTCCCGACGCGCAGCGCCTTGGCGAGGTTGGTGATGGCTGGCGCGTGGCGCTCACAACATTGATGAACGAGCGTATGGCCATTGGTGGACTTATGCCAACGGGGCTTGCAGATTTTATGGAGCTGGTAAACACGCTGATTCTTGAAAACGACAAGGCGATAGCGCGTCCTGACGTAAAAGCCCGTCTAGCGGATTATTACTCCAAAGTGTCTGGCTTGAAGAACGCCGGCATTCGCTCAATCAATCTCGTAGCGAAAGGGGGCATGCCTGGCCCTGAGAACTCCATAAGCAAACTGGTTGCGGGTGAGTTGATGCAGGACCTCACCAAATACGCGATGGATATGCAGGGTTTTGCGGCGGTAATTGATGATGCCGATATTGCCGAGGGTGGCGCACGCTTCCAGGCGATGTTGATGCGTTCACCGGCGCTGCGCATCGAAGGCGGCACCGACCAAATTTTGCGCAATATCATTTCCGAGCGCGTGCTTGGTTTACCTGAAGAGATGCGCGCAGATAAAGGTTTGGCGTTCAACGACATTCCAACTGGGCGCGGTTGA
- a CDS encoding acyl-CoA dehydrogenase family protein, protein MDFEYSDKVKELMARVDGFMQEHIFPAEAAFDEFVEDPANLWVVPPLIEELKQKAKEQGLWNLFLPKEYEEFSPGLTNLEYAPLAELMGRNEWASEIFNCSAPDTGNMEVFARYGTPEQKEKWLKPLLAGDIRSAFLMTEPQNACSDATNVECSIVRDGDEYVINGRKWWSSAVYDPRCEIFLVMGKTDPTAAKYIQQSTIVIPKNTPGVRLVRPLKVFNALHSPGGHGEVALENVRVPVSNIILGEGRGFEIAQGRLGPGRIHHCMRLIGAAQRCLDLMCKRVDSRVAFGKKLSEQGSIRQEVAKSRCEIEQARLLTLSTADKLDKFGNKEAKDLIAMIKIVAPRMCQEVADRAMQAHGGMGLSQDTPIANLFAYARFVRMADGPDEVHMAQLGKTTIKAAVEEG, encoded by the coding sequence ATGGATTTCGAATACAGCGACAAGGTGAAAGAGCTTATGGCGCGGGTGGACGGGTTTATGCAAGAGCATATATTCCCTGCCGAAGCGGCTTTCGACGAATTTGTTGAGGATCCCGCCAATCTTTGGGTTGTGCCACCGCTTATTGAGGAGCTTAAGCAGAAAGCCAAGGAGCAGGGGCTGTGGAATTTGTTTCTACCTAAAGAGTATGAAGAATTTAGTCCCGGTCTGACGAATCTTGAGTATGCACCACTGGCAGAATTGATGGGCCGTAATGAGTGGGCTTCTGAGATATTCAACTGCAGCGCGCCTGATACCGGAAATATGGAAGTGTTTGCTCGCTATGGCACACCCGAACAAAAAGAGAAATGGCTCAAGCCTCTGTTAGCGGGAGATATTCGTTCGGCCTTTTTGATGACCGAGCCTCAAAATGCCTGCTCAGATGCCACCAATGTTGAGTGTTCCATTGTTCGTGATGGCGATGAGTATGTGATTAATGGCCGCAAGTGGTGGTCGTCAGCGGTTTATGACCCACGATGTGAAATCTTCTTGGTGATGGGTAAAACGGATCCCACGGCGGCAAAGTATATCCAGCAATCCACCATTGTTATTCCAAAAAATACGCCGGGCGTGAGGTTGGTGCGGCCTTTGAAAGTTTTTAACGCATTGCATTCACCGGGTGGTCACGGCGAAGTGGCGCTGGAGAATGTGCGTGTGCCGGTGAGTAATATTATTCTCGGTGAGGGGCGTGGCTTTGAGATTGCGCAGGGCCGTCTTGGGCCTGGCCGAATTCATCACTGCATGCGTTTGATTGGCGCGGCTCAGCGCTGCTTGGATTTGATGTGTAAGCGCGTCGACTCTCGCGTGGCCTTTGGTAAGAAATTGTCAGAGCAGGGCAGTATTCGCCAAGAAGTTGCTAAGTCACGCTGTGAAATTGAGCAAGCGCGTTTGCTCACCCTGAGCACGGCGGACAAGTTGGATAAGTTTGGTAATAAAGAAGCCAAAGATCTTATCGCCATGATTAAAATTGTGGCGCCTCGTATGTGCCAAGAAGTCGCCGACCGCGCCATGCAGGCACACGGTGGCATGGGTCTTTCCCAAGATACGCCAATTGCTAACCTCTTCGCTTACGCGAGATTCGTGCGTATGGCCGACGGTCCGGACGAGGTGCATATGGCTCAGCTGGGTAAAACCACGATCAAAGCCGCAGTGGAGGAGGGATAA
- a CDS encoding VOC family protein, whose amino-acid sequence MTQQRVNDFSHFELNCSNMKKSLGYFSDVLGMTLVSIQWADPAKNAVRAFMRMNDRATISFLSTLRTPIDIKMGVTHSKNAADNTRAGTLQHTAFNVDSIEELLALRDRIRAKGVHCLGPMDHGFCHSIYFAGPDDIALEISTTTTDDMAKWIVPSVVDYIGLTNDELERLKA is encoded by the coding sequence ATGACACAGCAAAGAGTAAACGACTTCAGTCACTTTGAACTCAACTGCAGCAACATGAAAAAGTCTTTGGGCTATTTTTCTGATGTGCTTGGCATGACGCTAGTGTCAATTCAATGGGCCGACCCTGCAAAGAACGCCGTGCGTGCTTTTATGCGAATGAATGACCGCGCGACAATTTCTTTTCTTAGCACCCTGCGTACACCAATAGATATTAAAATGGGTGTCACCCATTCAAAAAATGCCGCCGATAATACGCGTGCCGGCACCCTGCAGCACACGGCGTTTAATGTTGATTCGATTGAGGAATTACTGGCTCTGCGTGATCGAATTCGTGCAAAAGGTGTACATTGTCTAGGGCCTATGGATCACGGTTTTTGTCATTCAATTTATTTTGCGGGTCCAGATGACATTGCCTTGGAAATTTCGACCACGACTACAGATGATATGGCTAAGTGGATTGTGCCCAGTGTAGTGGACTATATCGGCTTGACGAATGACGAGCTGGAGCGCTTAAAGGCTTAG
- a CDS encoding DUF3336 domain-containing protein, translating to MQILTSHQLSRALKSAQSYEEWLAAAESYDKYHKLDKWRRTDTSSQFDYVSIRGRLDRLRSLKARGDIRGLLFTLNEGIHGNVGGMGRGGLYQHAKAGTKNLIEEYIDEIVHTLDLIANDSSADIAADTKAQFFERANHCFGHTALMLSGSGSLLFFHMGVAKALVDAGLLPRVISGSSGGAIVASMLCTHSDSELKEKLHLDYLLGDIKEGAARSGVTDPTDLEESIAGIVPDLSFEQAYAKTGRAVNISIAAAETHQTSRLLNETTSPSVLIHSAVMASTAVPGIYQPVTLKALDDHGERVNYLPSRRWVDGSFSDDLPAKRLARLYGVNHYIVSQANPFVIPFDAASIRRPSNAGILRAAARRSAREWVNAATMILGRADRNNGKVTQVTGMIRSLINQEYGGDINILPDYRFFNPRTVLATPSAKEITHLVNSGERCTWPKLEMIRQQTKISRKLKEILATYDSGKIVDVSSRSSHDKKS from the coding sequence ATGCAAATATTAACTAGCCATCAACTCTCTCGCGCTTTGAAAAGCGCTCAAAGCTATGAGGAGTGGCTAGCCGCTGCCGAGTCTTATGACAAATATCATAAGCTGGATAAATGGCGTCGTACCGATACCAGTAGTCAGTTCGACTACGTATCCATTCGTGGACGGCTTGATCGTTTACGGAGTCTTAAAGCTAGGGGTGATATTCGTGGGTTGTTGTTTACCTTGAACGAGGGGATTCACGGCAACGTCGGTGGTATGGGGCGCGGAGGTCTGTATCAGCACGCCAAGGCGGGAACAAAAAACCTGATTGAAGAGTATATCGATGAGATTGTGCACACCTTAGATTTGATTGCTAATGACAGCAGTGCCGATATTGCCGCTGACACAAAGGCTCAATTTTTTGAACGCGCGAATCATTGTTTTGGCCATACAGCGTTAATGCTTAGCGGTTCGGGTTCACTCTTGTTCTTTCATATGGGCGTCGCCAAGGCACTGGTGGATGCAGGATTATTGCCTCGTGTTATTTCTGGTTCTAGCGGTGGAGCCATCGTTGCAAGCATGCTCTGTACTCACAGTGATTCTGAATTAAAGGAAAAACTCCATCTAGACTATTTGCTCGGTGATATTAAGGAGGGGGCCGCAAGATCGGGAGTGACCGATCCGACTGACCTAGAGGAAAGTATTGCTGGAATAGTGCCGGACCTAAGCTTTGAACAGGCTTATGCCAAAACTGGCCGCGCCGTAAATATTTCAATTGCCGCTGCTGAGACGCATCAAACATCGCGGTTATTAAACGAAACTACCTCTCCCAGCGTGCTGATTCACAGTGCCGTGATGGCGTCTACGGCAGTACCGGGAATTTATCAGCCGGTTACCTTAAAAGCCTTGGATGATCACGGTGAGCGTGTGAATTACCTCCCTTCTCGGCGTTGGGTTGACGGCTCTTTCAGCGACGATTTACCTGCTAAACGTCTCGCTCGCTTGTATGGCGTCAATCATTATATTGTCAGTCAAGCGAACCCTTTTGTAATTCCCTTCGACGCGGCTTCCATACGTCGCCCTAGCAACGCGGGAATACTCCGTGCAGCCGCGAGGCGCTCAGCGCGTGAATGGGTCAATGCCGCTACCATGATACTCGGTCGTGCGGACAGAAATAATGGCAAAGTGACCCAAGTGACGGGAATGATTCGTTCGCTGATAAATCAAGAGTACGGCGGCGATATTAATATTCTGCCAGATTATAGATTTTTCAACCCAAGAACCGTGCTGGCAACACCGAGCGCAAAAGAAATCACTCACCTTGTTAATTCTGGCGAACGTTGTACTTGGCCTAAGCTAGAAATGATTCGTCAGCAGACCAAAATTAGCCGCAAGTTAAAAGAAATTCTGGCTACTTATGATAGTGGCAAAATAGTTGATGTATCGTCCCGATCTAGTCACGATAAAAAATCTTAA